Genomic segment of Candidatus Taylorbacteria bacterium:
CGCTCGCAGGAACTAGCTCCTCCTTCATTCGCTTCAATTCTTCGAGAATGGCCACAATGGCTTTTTCAACTTTAGAGACGTCGGTACCGATTGCAACAGAGAATTGGCCGTGGTCGGTAGAGGCGTCGGTGCTTGCCTGAACATAGTACCCGATGCCCATCTGGTCGCGAAGCTTCTGAAAAAGCCTAGAGCTCATTCCCCCACCCAAAACTGCCGACAGCACCCGCAAGATAGCATTCTTCTTGTCATAGGTGTTAAATGCCCGCACTCCCAAAATAATATGAGACTGGTCGGTTTTTTTGTACTCCAATTTCAAAGCCGGACCACTCTGGCTTTCTTTCACTTTGAGCTTGTCATGTTTTTTATTTCCGGGGATTGAGCCGAATTTCGAATTAATGTCTTCCAATATCTTACCCTCATTAAAATTTCCAGAAACGATAATGGTCGTGGCAACGGGAACATAGTGCCGGCTTCGGTATGTCAAAAGTTTTTCCCGCGTAACCGCGCGCACCGTTTCTTTTGAGCCGGTAATTTTCCAACCAGCAGGCTGATCTCCGTAGAGTAATTCTTCGAAGACGTTGTGGACCTCCTGCATCGGCAAATCTTCATACATGGCAATCTCGTCCACGATAACTCCTTTTTCTTTCTCAATTTCTTCAACAGGCAAAAGCGGGTTGAGATACAAATCAGATACCACGTCGAGAATTTTTCCCACATGTTTTGGATTAGACTTTGCATAGTAGCCCGTAAATTCCTGCGAGGTGAAAGCGTTATATTGCGCGCCCACCGAGTCAAGTTCGCGGACGATGTCAATCGCCTTCGGGCGGTTCTTCGTCCCCTTGAAGCACATATGCTCCAGAAAATGTGAAATGCCGTTCTCCGGCTTGGTCTCGTATTTTGAGCCGGCCTCCACCATGACCAAAACCGTTACCGTCGGATTATCTTTGAGATTCACCGTGACTACACGGACGCCGTTTTTTAAAACTTTTCGTTTGAATTTCATGAGAGTAGGTGTTAGGTGTTAGGTGTTAGGTTCTAGCTTAGCAGAAAAATCAATAATTTGGAAAAGACTTTAGACTTTTTACAATTTTATCATTTACAATTTTAATTTCTGCTGGATTGTGACGATAATCGTGTCCTATACCGTTAAGCAAGATAAATTTCCTGGGATCTTTTGCTTCATCAAAAATATGCTGAACACTGTCTGGTAAAATAATTGTATCAAGCTCGCCAGCTATCAAGATTACCGGGACAGTAATCTTTTTTACATCTTTAAGTGCATCAAATTGTCTCCCGTCGACTGCATGAGAAAATGGCACACGGAATTCCCTCATTTCGGTACTTCCGGGCACATCTCGCTTCGAGATTCTCACACCAGTTTTCTTCCAATCGTCTAGACTTTTCTTTTCAATCGAGAGCGAGGAAGATGGCATGATTCCCATCACAATAGAAATCCGAGAATCTCTCGCGGCGTAAAGAATAGAGACCATTCCACCTCGGCTGTGTCCACCCAAGAGAATAGACCCGTACTCATCTTCTTGAAGCATATACTCAAGCACACTCCTTATATCTTTAAGGTACTGAGATATTGTATGGTCGGAAATTTCACCCTCGCTCTCCCAGGTTCCTGTGGGATCAAATCGAACTACCGTGTAACCATCTTTTGAAAGAGTTGCAGCAAGTTCGACGAGATGATCATAATCTTTTGTATCCAGATAACCTGGACAGAGAATGGCAAGACGGCCCATTGATTTTTTCGGTCGATGAATTACAGCAACAATATTTTGACCGAGAGAATTTAAAATTTTTACTTTTTCTTTAAATTTCATGTAAGATCAAAAAGAACTGACAATTTTGCGTATATTTCTCGAAGTATATGAGAACCAGACGATCCGTCAATACTAAGAACTCTTTCTTTCCAATCAATCGTCCGAAGCTGATCTACCATCACGAAACCTCTAATTT
This window contains:
- a CDS encoding pitrilysin family protein, translated to MKFKRKVLKNGVRVVTVNLKDNPTVTVLVMVEAGSKYETKPENGISHFLEHMCFKGTKNRPKAIDIVRELDSVGAQYNAFTSQEFTGYYAKSNPKHVGKILDVVSDLYLNPLLPVEEIEKEKGVIVDEIAMYEDLPMQEVHNVFEELLYGDQPAGWKITGSKETVRAVTREKLLTYRSRHYVPVATTIIVSGNFNEGKILEDINSKFGSIPGNKKHDKLKVKESQSGPALKLEYKKTDQSHIILGVRAFNTYDKKNAILRVLSAVLGGGMSSRLFQKLRDQMGIGYYVQASTDASTDHGQFSVAIGTDVSKVEKAIVAILEELKRMKEELVPASELQKAKDYLIGNMHLSLETSDSLAEFYGLREIMRKELITPDELGEEVKKITSAQIKKVAREIFDNSKLNLAIIGPLDDEKKLKSLLKID
- a CDS encoding alpha/beta fold hydrolase — its product is MKFKEKVKILNSLGQNIVAVIHRPKKSMGRLAILCPGYLDTKDYDHLVELAATLSKDGYTVVRFDPTGTWESEGEISDHTISQYLKDIRSVLEYMLQEDEYGSILLGGHSRGGMVSILYAARDSRISIVMGIMPSSSLSIEKKSLDDWKKTGVRISKRDVPGSTEMREFRVPFSHAVDGRQFDALKDVKKITVPVILIAGELDTIILPDSVQHIFDEAKDPRKFILLNGIGHDYRHNPAEIKIVNDKIVKSLKSFPNY